Below is a window of Pelagicoccus albus DNA.
TTCCCTGCCCCGTTTTCACCCACTAAAGCATGGGCCTCGCCCTCGATAAAATCGATGCTGACGTCATTCAAAGCGATGACTCCGGGGTATTTTTTTGTGATATTCTTCAGCTGAAGTATGTTCATTGTCGCGTCCTCAAAAAGTTGTTACAGCCAAACCTAGCGTTTGAGTGGATGGATTGCTCGAAAATTGGATACATCCGCTTTCCGAGCTCTGGTCCTGTGTCGTTTACTACTTTACGAGAAACTTTGAGACGTTGTCCTTTGTCACGGGAATGAGCGTACGATAGATTTCCTTCTGCTCGATGGACTCTCCCGAAGTCAGCTTGGTAACCATCGCCCAAATCGCTTCAGCGATATCCTGGTTCGTGCCAGTAATCGTAACACTCATCCGTACGCCTTCGTTGTTGGTCATAGCGGAGAGCTCTGGCTGGGTAGCATCTGCCGCGAAGATGCCGAAATCGTCAGTGATCTTATTCGCGGCCTTCGCTGCCTCATTCGCACCTACGGAACCGCCTCCACCGATGGAACAAACAACCTTAACACCTGGGTTGGACTGAAAAATGGTTTCCATCTTCGAGATCCCTTCGGCGGGATTGATCGCGCTCGTCTCCGCTACGATCTTTGCATTCGGAGCAAGCTCTTGTATGGCATCACGGATACCGTTACCGCGCTCGAGCAAGATTGGTAGCTGCGGGTAGTTAAGAATCGCTACCTCAGTCGAGCCGCCATGCTTCTCGTTGATCCACTTCGCAGCGTGCTTCCCAATCTCGTAGCCGAGATCATGGTTGTCGATCAACCAAGCAAGGTCTGCATTCTTCAGGTTGTCATCCCAAGCAATCACCTTGATGCCAGCCTCGCGAGCTTGCTTGAGCGCGAACTCCACTCCGGCCGGATCTGCCGGATGCACGATCAGGACGTCTACTCCGCTGGATACAAAATTCTCGATCTGGGTGATCTGCTTGCCGGCATTACTCTCACATGCGACAAAGGTCATGCTGCCACCCTGAGCCTTAACTTCTTTTGCGATGGCCTGACAATAGCCAGCCCATGTCGGATTACTCAAATCCTGGACTGTCATTCCAATTTTTATCGCCTCGCTCGAAGCCGAGCTCTCTTCGCTTTTGGGACTGCAGCCTACGATGGCAAAACTCGCGAGCATCGCCACTAAACCTATGATAGTATTCTTCATCTTATAATATATTTTATTTGGGGTTGTTTCTCTCAACACAGAGAGAAAATCTAAGAAAATTTTTACCAGCAGAGCCTGCGGACCTAAGTGAGACTCCACTTGCTGGCCATTTGGAGCGGAAAACCCGGAGTTGCTCCCTTTTGGGAGCACACATATGCGGCCACCTCATTTGCGAACCGATTCACTTCGCTTAGTGGCTTGCCCAGCAGCAACCCGACACACAAGGTCGCCGTAAACGAGTCTCCGGCTCCAACCGTATCCACCGCTTGGACTTCGATGCCAGGAAAGTCGTCCGATTCCTCCGGCGTGTACAAAAGGCTGCCTTCAGGCCCACGTGTGTAAGCGACCAGTCGGAGAGAGAATCGGTCCGCGAGTTGGGCAAGCTGCTGCTGCACCGAGCCTTCCAACTCAAACATATCCGCAAGGACGGGCAACTCTTCATCGCTTAACTTCAGCACGTTGGCCAGTTTCAATGAGTCCTCGAGCAGGCCTGCGGAGAAATAAGACTGGCGCAAATTCACGTCGAAAATTTTCAACGCTCCCTCTCGCATTTTGCCCAAGAAAGACTGTATCGTCCTTTTCGATACTTCAGAACGTTGAGAGAGGGAACCAAAACAAACGGCATCGAGCTTCTCGGCGAGTTCCGATAGCTCTGCCGTGAAAGGGATGTGATCCCATGCGACATCCTCGTGAATCTCGTAAGTTGGCTTCCCAAACTTCAAAACGACATCCACGATGCCTGTCCTGCTATCCGGAACCTCGGTTACGTACACAGTGTCGACTCCCAGCCTAGAGAGGTGCGTAAATATCTCGTCTCCCAGCTCGTCAGCTCCAACGCAACTGACAGGATACGCGCTCGGCCCCAGCTGCTGCACGTGGCAAGCGAAATTGGCTGGGGCGCCGCCAAGGCGCTTGTGATTTGGAAACAGGTCCCAAAGGACCTCGCCGATGCCGGCTACTATAAATCGTTTTGTCACGGGGTTGAGGGGTTACTTGGAAAACACTCGATCGCTCGGGGCGATGCGATGACAAAACCTTCTCATTCTTCCGACAAAAGTAAATTCAAAAGTAATTTTTTACTTTTCTTATTACTTACATTTGTATAACAAACTTTTCATGAGTTCTTCAAAACTAAGGTACTTGCAGCTTTATGACGAATTATCGTCTTCGATTAAGAAACAGACCTTCTCGCCCGGGGACATGTTACCGACTGAGGCCGAATTGTGTGAAAAGTACAACGTTTCGCGACCCACCGTGGCTAAAGCGCTGAACATGCTCGCAAAGGAAAAGCTGGTACACCGTCGTTCAGGTTTCGGCACCCAAGTCATTGGGCCTGGCCGAACCGGGCTTAAAGCAGGCCTTTTGATTCCCCAGCTACAGGAAATCGAGATCTTCGAACCAATCTGCGCAAGCCTCATAGAGAGCGCCGGCATGGAGGCGATGCGGGTTCTTCGGCCCACTGAACTGAGCACCAACCTCGAGCCTAAAACGATGGCGGAACTGCTGACGGACCGTTTCATTGAGGAGAAAGTCAACGGCGTCTTCTTCACTCCAGTCGAACACATCCCCTGCCAACAAGACTTCAACCTGCAGATCATCAGAAGACTGAGAGAACAGAACATCGAAGTAGTGCTGCTCGATCGCGACGTCTACCCCTGGCCAAGACAGACACCGTGCGACCTGATAGGGATCGACAACATCGAAGCTGGATACGTCATGTGTGGACATCTAATCGGCCTCGGATGCCAAAACCTCGCCTTTGTTTCGGCTCCCAATGTGGCGATGACCGTCGAGCTTCGCCGCTTGGGCTGCCGAGAGGCACTGGTGCATAACGGCCTG
It encodes the following:
- a CDS encoding PfkB family carbohydrate kinase; protein product: MTKRFIVAGIGEVLWDLFPNHKRLGGAPANFACHVQQLGPSAYPVSCVGADELGDEIFTHLSRLGVDTVYVTEVPDSRTGIVDVVLKFGKPTYEIHEDVAWDHIPFTAELSELAEKLDAVCFGSLSQRSEVSKRTIQSFLGKMREGALKIFDVNLRQSYFSAGLLEDSLKLANVLKLSDEELPVLADMFELEGSVQQQLAQLADRFSLRLVAYTRGPEGSLLYTPEESDDFPGIEVQAVDTVGAGDSFTATLCVGLLLGKPLSEVNRFANEVAAYVCSQKGATPGFPLQMASKWSLT
- a CDS encoding sugar ABC transporter substrate-binding protein, with the protein product MKNTIIGLVAMLASFAIVGCSPKSEESSASSEAIKIGMTVQDLSNPTWAGYCQAIAKEVKAQGGSMTFVACESNAGKQITQIENFVSSGVDVLIVHPADPAGVEFALKQAREAGIKVIAWDDNLKNADLAWLIDNHDLGYEIGKHAAKWINEKHGGSTEVAILNYPQLPILLERGNGIRDAIQELAPNAKIVAETSAINPAEGISKMETIFQSNPGVKVVCSIGGGGSVGANEAAKAANKITDDFGIFAADATQPELSAMTNNEGVRMSVTITGTNQDIAEAIWAMVTKLTSGESIEQKEIYRTLIPVTKDNVSKFLVK
- a CDS encoding GntR family transcriptional regulator codes for the protein MSSSKLRYLQLYDELSSSIKKQTFSPGDMLPTEAELCEKYNVSRPTVAKALNMLAKEKLVHRRSGFGTQVIGPGRTGLKAGLLIPQLQEIEIFEPICASLIESAGMEAMRVLRPTELSTNLEPKTMAELLTDRFIEEKVNGVFFTPVEHIPCQQDFNLQIIRRLREQNIEVVLLDRDVYPWPRQTPCDLIGIDNIEAGYVMCGHLIGLGCQNLAFVSAPNVAMTVELRRLGCREALVHNGLRARDLVDVEMLVDTPQKTARKLLDKKIDGIICANDVTAAPLLRALIDLGADIPSAIKVCGFDDVKYASLLSVPLTSYHQPCNDIGEVAAKVMLNRIKNPESPNCRISLNGRIIVRGSTSATSEE